In a genomic window of Demequina muriae:
- a CDS encoding 5-formyltetrahydrofolate cyclo-ligase: MTPQSHTTRAPAPEDVKAQLRTSIRKARLHRSERRRADLAETLRDLALQVPAIAEASCVSVYASRPHEPGSLPLISALHDRGVRVLIPTLGDGLQRGWSLYQGAEDLIERAPGRPPEPSGTFLPAAAIQEADAIVVPALAVDADGTRLGQGGGWYDRALEEVREGVPIIAMTFAAEFRGPGEMRLPREDHDVPVHAVITPEGTTPLPA, encoded by the coding sequence ATGACGCCGCAGTCCCACACCACTCGAGCGCCCGCCCCAGAAGATGTGAAGGCGCAGTTGCGCACCTCCATCCGCAAGGCGCGGCTTCATCGGTCGGAGCGGCGACGGGCGGACCTGGCCGAGACGCTGCGGGATCTTGCGCTCCAAGTGCCGGCGATCGCCGAGGCCTCGTGCGTATCCGTCTACGCGTCACGTCCGCATGAGCCCGGCTCGCTTCCCCTGATCTCCGCCCTGCACGACCGCGGAGTGCGGGTGCTGATCCCCACGCTCGGCGATGGCCTGCAGCGAGGGTGGTCGCTCTATCAAGGCGCCGAGGACCTCATCGAGCGCGCCCCTGGCCGGCCGCCGGAGCCGTCCGGCACCTTCCTGCCCGCCGCTGCGATCCAGGAGGCCGATGCGATCGTGGTGCCCGCCCTCGCCGTCGACGCCGATGGGACTCGCCTGGGACAGGGCGGGGGCTGGTACGACCGGGCGCTGGAGGAGGTCCGGGAGGGCGTCCCCATCATTGCGATGACCTTCGCGGCGGAGTTCCGCGGGCCCGGCGAGATGCGCCTGCCGCGCGAGGATCACGACGTCCCCGTGCACGCGGTGATCACGCCGGAGGGGACCACTCCGCTTCCCGCGTAG
- a CDS encoding molybdopterin molybdotransferase MoeA — protein MTVRSLAGHRTAVAEALPPGPVLDVLLGDTAGATIAEDLVASASMPAVPIAARDGYAVLSADAVDAHPDSPVSLPVSHDVSFDSRAPRRHVPRAAARIPSGAPVPLGADAVVALADTDQGVARVGIRRAVQPGDGVRPAGFDAVAGDVIVRAGTRIGPRQIAVAAALGRSRLHVRPVPRVVIMAVGDELIEPGAVRPGGGVPESTTHMLAALVLEAGAKPYRVGAVPDDPLRLRATLEDQLVRADVVITTGGLSDGVHDTVADVLARMGGFEAVDLQLRPVGRHGLGSIAAGDRDIPVIALPGSPAGAALAFEAYVRQALRVLCGHPDVERPVFRARVRTRWIVPPGVVTAMPVVVDSDDSDLPAVTPVGADALALTDLARADALVWSGPDAGVIHPGDVVECTSWGG, from the coding sequence GTGACAGTTCGGAGCCTTGCCGGCCATCGCACCGCGGTAGCCGAGGCCCTCCCGCCCGGCCCGGTCCTCGACGTCCTGCTGGGCGACACGGCCGGCGCGACCATCGCGGAGGACCTCGTGGCCTCCGCGTCGATGCCCGCCGTGCCCATCGCCGCCAGAGACGGATACGCCGTGCTCAGTGCGGACGCCGTCGATGCCCACCCGGATTCTCCGGTGTCCCTCCCCGTGTCCCACGACGTGAGCTTCGACTCCCGCGCTCCGCGGCGGCACGTGCCTCGCGCCGCCGCGCGCATTCCTTCCGGCGCTCCGGTCCCGCTCGGGGCCGATGCGGTGGTGGCGCTCGCGGACACCGACCAGGGGGTGGCGCGCGTGGGCATCCGCCGGGCCGTGCAGCCGGGCGACGGGGTGAGGCCGGCAGGATTCGATGCCGTCGCGGGTGACGTCATCGTCCGCGCAGGAACGCGCATCGGCCCTCGCCAGATCGCCGTCGCGGCCGCGCTGGGCCGATCCCGGCTCCATGTGCGGCCAGTGCCGCGCGTGGTCATCATGGCCGTCGGGGACGAGCTCATCGAGCCCGGAGCCGTGCGGCCAGGCGGCGGCGTCCCCGAGTCCACCACGCACATGCTGGCGGCGCTGGTGCTCGAGGCCGGCGCCAAGCCCTACCGCGTGGGCGCGGTGCCGGACGACCCGCTGCGCCTGCGAGCGACGCTCGAGGACCAGCTGGTGCGCGCCGACGTGGTCATCACCACCGGCGGGTTGTCGGACGGTGTGCACGACACCGTCGCGGACGTGCTGGCGCGCATGGGTGGCTTCGAGGCGGTCGATCTGCAGCTGCGCCCCGTGGGCCGGCATGGCCTGGGATCGATCGCGGCGGGAGACCGGGACATCCCGGTGATCGCGCTCCCGGGTTCTCCCGCCGGCGCCGCGCTCGCCTTCGAGGCATACGTGCGTCAGGCGCTGCGGGTGCTGTGCGGCCACCCCGATGTCGAACGGCCGGTGTTCCGCGCGCGGGTCCGCACGCGGTGGATCGTGCCACCGGGCGTGGTCACCGCGATGCCGGTCGTGGTCGACAGCGACGACAGCGACCTCCCGGCAGTCACTCCCGTGGGCGCCGATGCGCTGGCACTCACCGACCTCGCGAGGGCCGACGCCCTGGTCTGGTCGGGTCCCGACGCGGGCGTCATCCACCCAGGGGACGTCGTCGAGTGCACCTCGTGGGGCGGCTAG
- a CDS encoding glycosyltransferase, whose translation MDVLVVASTVPAHGEDAVPRFVLDQALSLAAADPTLTVRVLAPHTPSSRPLSWPRAESADGRVTQDRFRYAPARFEVLTARGIMPAIAARRSLAAVIPTLIAGERRALRRAVAARRPDVIYAHWFTPQAIVAASVARRAGVPFLFTTHASDVAVMRRLGPLGTAIVRRVTRRAAAVTAVSRQTAAKLLAFFDGAEREALERDIVLSPMGIVTPPPPAADASVADPHTVAVVARLVEKKGVHVLLDAWPAVRAAVPDARLLIGGDGPWRERLERQAASLPGVEFRGYVTGDAKAALESEAGVAAVPSVVAADGDADGLPVAALEALGRGAALVVSDASGAHELLAATQAGTVVPAGDAPALATALVDVMTRTDPEREQASTAARDVARGLTWEALAPAMVGRLQAAARVGGWRA comes from the coding sequence GTGGACGTCCTGGTGGTGGCATCGACCGTGCCCGCGCACGGTGAGGACGCCGTCCCGCGCTTCGTCCTCGATCAGGCGCTGTCGCTTGCGGCCGCCGACCCCACGCTGACGGTTCGCGTCCTCGCGCCTCATACGCCGTCCTCTCGGCCGCTGTCCTGGCCGCGGGCAGAATCGGCGGACGGCCGCGTCACCCAGGACCGGTTCCGCTACGCCCCCGCTCGGTTCGAGGTGCTCACCGCTCGCGGGATCATGCCGGCGATCGCGGCCCGTCGATCACTCGCTGCGGTGATTCCGACGCTCATCGCCGGCGAGCGCCGCGCCCTCCGCCGGGCCGTCGCCGCAAGGCGCCCCGACGTCATTTACGCCCACTGGTTCACGCCGCAGGCGATCGTCGCAGCCTCGGTCGCGCGCCGGGCCGGCGTGCCGTTCCTCTTCACCACGCACGCCTCCGACGTGGCGGTGATGCGCAGGCTCGGTCCGCTCGGCACGGCCATCGTGCGTCGCGTCACGCGCCGGGCGGCCGCGGTCACCGCCGTGAGCCGGCAGACCGCCGCCAAGCTGTTGGCGTTCTTCGACGGTGCGGAGCGCGAAGCCCTCGAGCGCGACATCGTGCTGTCGCCCATGGGCATCGTCACGCCGCCGCCCCCTGCGGCCGATGCGTCTGTCGCCGACCCTCACACCGTTGCCGTCGTCGCGCGCCTCGTCGAGAAGAAGGGCGTCCACGTCCTCCTCGACGCGTGGCCCGCTGTCCGTGCCGCGGTGCCCGATGCGCGTCTGCTGATCGGCGGCGACGGCCCGTGGCGGGAACGTCTCGAGCGGCAGGCAGCGAGCCTTCCCGGCGTGGAGTTCCGGGGGTATGTGACAGGAGACGCCAAGGCCGCGCTCGAGTCCGAAGCCGGGGTGGCTGCGGTGCCGTCAGTCGTCGCGGCGGACGGCGACGCCGATGGCCTGCCGGTCGCGGCACTCGAAGCGCTCGGTCGGGGCGCGGCCCTCGTGGTCAGCGATGCCTCGGGCGCTCACGAGCTGCTCGCCGCCACTCAGGCGGGCACCGTGGTTCCCGCGGGGGATGCCCCCGCCCTCGCGACCGCGCTCGTCGACGTGATGACGCGCACCGATCCAGAGCGTGAACAGGCGAGCACAGCTGCCCGCGACGTGGCTCGTGGCCTCACGTGGGAGGCGCTCGCGCCCGCCATGGTCGGCAGGCTGCAGGCCGCGGCGCGCGTGGGAGGATGGCGCGCGTGA
- a CDS encoding DUF308 domain-containing protein produces the protein MTHHEPTSRLSRDVPDGLALDADQLGRAALSLARTMIGATAGVALVIGIALLVWPGKSLVVVGALAGVFFVMTGVMRTAVGAFARGLPTGFRVLNIILGLVLLLGGIVSLKNLTVATAVLTIVVVVMIGIGWIIDGIATLAETGRTRGSAWGYLRGALSVLAGVVVLVVPTWSAVALVIVVGATLVALGLAGLVQAFALGKDLPAGAAARDA, from the coding sequence ATGACTCATCACGAACCCACCTCCCGGCTCTCACGAGACGTCCCCGACGGCCTCGCTCTCGACGCCGACCAGTTGGGCCGCGCCGCGCTCTCGCTGGCCCGCACCATGATCGGCGCGACCGCAGGCGTCGCGCTCGTGATCGGCATCGCGCTGCTCGTCTGGCCGGGCAAGTCGCTGGTGGTCGTGGGTGCGCTCGCCGGCGTGTTCTTCGTCATGACCGGCGTCATGCGCACCGCCGTGGGAGCCTTCGCCCGCGGGCTTCCCACCGGGTTCCGCGTGCTCAACATCATCCTCGGCCTGGTGCTGCTCCTGGGCGGCATCGTCTCGCTCAAGAACCTCACGGTCGCGACGGCCGTGCTCACCATCGTGGTGGTGGTGATGATCGGCATCGGGTGGATCATCGACGGCATCGCCACGCTCGCCGAGACGGGGCGCACGCGCGGCTCGGCGTGGGGGTACCTGCGCGGCGCGCTGAGCGTCCTCGCCGGCGTGGTGGTGCTCGTGGTCCCCACCTGGAGCGCGGTGGCGCTCGTCATCGTGGTGGGCGCGACCCTCGTCGCCCTGGGCCTTGCCGGACTCGTCCAGGCATTCGCGCTGGGCAAGGACCTCCCGGCAGGTGCCGCAGCCCGCGACGCCTGA
- a CDS encoding glycoside hydrolase domain-containing protein, whose translation MIDNVDPFIGVDQTDLPEQSGLAATWWWPKPQVGNTHPGATFPLGMVSACAYSGGYPTGYGNFDLSTEGLPPSLPRAADAVETGQRASGFTHFQQSGTGAIRKYYNYFRVTPMLEPLDVLGRDWGISDEEATPGYYAATLDNGVRAEITVGPKSAVHRYTFPEHHDARVVVDMSMGGLAIPYGATVPLRARLESVQPGVAQGEIVVEGAPLALHIECDAESWRQMLWYDRRLMPGGTRLDLDHIRPTTLRPFGLMWAGPAVAGQTVEVRIGFSLRGVDQARANLRRDCDDRSPAFDTRRERTRESWRERLDAIRIETSDEDRRTVFATALYHSLIKPCFAADESPFWPSKGPWVFDVSTMWDIYRTQLPLLTALAPERSVELANALLTVCEQEGNLPIGYRMARGSDRFGRQGSALAHTLLADICQLGLPGMDWDWALVHMQTDLRRIYGEDFLQQGYAHPISHTLDLAFGYWCTRHVATLVEDHDLAAEYEQLATRWVNAYDPTTGLLKDSTFYEGTRHNYSFRIQHDMEGRIALAGGDERFVSMLDEFFGYGADAVVQPGLAPGSEEMAAGYALGRFEGLNNEPDMDAPWAYYYAGRPDRTAEVVHAVIHQQFGTGRGGLPGNDDSGGLSSWYVWASLGLFPVAGQNIFLIHPPSFRYASMPMARGTLTIDTSGFDEPTPDGPVRYVQAVSFNGVPVTTSWMSGTELHEGGRLHISLGTEPSEWGRAERPPSFRPLPSPADTDSMQEAP comes from the coding sequence GTGATCGACAACGTGGACCCCTTCATCGGCGTGGACCAGACTGACCTCCCTGAGCAGTCGGGGCTTGCCGCGACATGGTGGTGGCCCAAGCCGCAGGTGGGCAACACGCACCCCGGCGCGACGTTCCCGCTCGGCATGGTGTCCGCGTGCGCCTACTCGGGCGGCTACCCCACGGGCTACGGCAACTTCGACCTGTCCACGGAGGGCCTTCCGCCCTCCCTTCCCCGTGCGGCCGATGCGGTCGAGACGGGCCAGCGCGCCTCCGGCTTCACGCACTTCCAGCAGTCCGGCACCGGCGCGATCCGCAAGTACTACAACTACTTCCGCGTGACCCCCATGCTCGAGCCGCTCGACGTGCTGGGACGGGACTGGGGCATCAGCGACGAGGAGGCGACGCCGGGGTACTACGCCGCCACGCTCGACAACGGCGTGCGCGCCGAGATCACGGTGGGGCCCAAGAGCGCCGTCCACCGCTACACGTTCCCCGAGCATCACGACGCGCGCGTCGTGGTGGACATGTCCATGGGCGGCCTTGCGATCCCGTACGGCGCCACGGTGCCGCTGCGCGCCCGCCTCGAGTCGGTGCAGCCCGGAGTCGCGCAGGGCGAGATCGTCGTGGAGGGCGCACCCCTGGCTCTCCACATCGAGTGCGACGCCGAGTCGTGGCGTCAGATGCTCTGGTACGACCGGCGGCTCATGCCCGGCGGCACCCGCCTCGACCTCGACCACATCCGCCCCACGACGCTGCGGCCGTTCGGGCTCATGTGGGCCGGCCCCGCGGTCGCGGGCCAGACCGTCGAGGTGCGGATCGGCTTCTCGCTGCGCGGCGTCGACCAGGCACGCGCGAACCTGCGTCGCGACTGCGACGACCGATCCCCCGCATTCGACACCCGCCGCGAGCGCACCCGAGAGTCGTGGAGGGAGCGTCTCGACGCCATCCGCATCGAGACGTCCGACGAGGACCGCCGCACCGTGTTCGCGACCGCGCTCTACCACTCGCTCATCAAGCCCTGCTTCGCCGCAGACGAGAGCCCGTTCTGGCCGTCGAAGGGCCCGTGGGTGTTCGACGTCTCGACGATGTGGGACATCTATCGGACCCAGCTGCCGCTACTGACCGCGCTGGCCCCGGAGCGCAGCGTCGAACTCGCCAACGCCCTGCTGACCGTCTGCGAGCAGGAAGGCAATCTGCCCATCGGCTACCGGATGGCCCGCGGCTCCGACCGGTTCGGACGACAGGGCAGTGCCCTCGCCCACACCCTGCTCGCCGACATCTGCCAGCTGGGGCTGCCGGGCATGGATTGGGACTGGGCGCTGGTGCATATGCAGACGGACCTGCGTCGCATCTACGGCGAGGACTTCCTGCAGCAGGGATACGCCCACCCCATCAGCCACACGCTGGACCTGGCGTTCGGGTACTGGTGCACGCGTCACGTCGCCACGCTCGTCGAGGATCACGACCTCGCGGCGGAGTACGAGCAGCTCGCGACCCGCTGGGTCAACGCGTACGACCCCACCACGGGTCTGCTCAAGGACTCCACGTTCTACGAGGGCACGCGCCACAACTACTCGTTCCGCATTCAGCACGACATGGAGGGCCGCATCGCGCTGGCGGGCGGCGACGAGAGGTTCGTCTCGATGCTCGACGAGTTCTTCGGGTATGGCGCCGATGCGGTGGTCCAGCCGGGTCTTGCGCCCGGGTCGGAGGAGATGGCGGCGGGGTACGCCCTGGGCCGGTTCGAGGGCCTCAACAACGAGCCCGACATGGACGCCCCGTGGGCCTATTACTACGCTGGCCGTCCCGACCGCACGGCTGAGGTGGTGCACGCCGTCATCCACCAGCAGTTCGGCACCGGCCGGGGCGGCCTGCCCGGCAACGACGACTCGGGCGGCCTGTCGAGCTGGTACGTGTGGGCGTCGCTGGGGCTGTTCCCCGTCGCGGGGCAGAACATCTTCCTCATCCACCCGCCGTCCTTCCGCTACGCATCCATGCCCATGGCCCGGGGCACGCTCACCATCGACACCTCCGGATTCGACGAGCCGACGCCCGACGGTCCGGTGCGCTACGTCCAGGCCGTCAGCTTCAACGGCGTGCCCGTGACCACATCGTGGATGAGCGGCACGGAGCTCCATGAGGGCGGGCGGCTCCACATCTCTCTCGGCACCGAACCGAGCGAGTGGGGCCGTGCCGAGCGCCCTCCCTCGTTCCGACCGCTGCCCTCCCCCGCCGACACCGACTCCATGCAGGAGGCACCATGA
- a CDS encoding glycosyltransferase, translating into MNAIPSRRLVIVVRADPVICGHSGEARNLAEIALTRGYDDVRILTWPLERLEETGLPLKPLDTVMPYSPGIVVERPEPVGGYKIPDGRYLAGLTGRLVELFTDGVPTVCMSLYLSPHTTAVADAVRTARSTGLPVHVTTIAEAVGSDVTDVVRACVEEDRFGAAAHVLSSYLSQDVCVAVSDYTKHVIVEAAAQIDVRHGTSFASQCRERIDISYPAIDTAAYLHLDPDRTAQVLASRGLEQDGYVLYLSRLGAAKGVDDLIDGFAASMAGHSLTLVIAGRGPDAADLHRHAASSTAAERIVFLDDVGDEEKPHLMAGCAVYALPSKPRPEFTETFGIALVEQMLSGGGPVITTETGGIPEAVGNTAFTVPVDDPSAIAGAIDTAVLGMDGAARVTHRDRARAYALQFDRAVVFDRLFAKVAATVR; encoded by the coding sequence ATGAACGCCATCCCATCCCGCCGGCTCGTGATCGTGGTGCGCGCGGATCCGGTGATCTGCGGACACTCGGGAGAGGCCCGCAACCTGGCGGAGATCGCGCTGACACGGGGCTACGACGACGTGCGCATCCTCACGTGGCCGCTCGAACGGCTCGAGGAGACGGGCCTGCCGCTCAAGCCCCTCGACACGGTGATGCCCTACAGTCCCGGGATCGTCGTGGAGCGCCCCGAACCGGTGGGCGGCTACAAGATCCCGGACGGCCGCTACCTCGCCGGGCTCACCGGACGGCTGGTCGAACTGTTCACCGACGGCGTCCCGACCGTGTGCATGTCGCTGTACCTCTCGCCGCACACCACGGCCGTGGCGGATGCGGTCCGGACGGCGCGCTCCACCGGCCTGCCCGTGCACGTCACCACCATCGCGGAGGCCGTCGGCTCCGACGTCACCGACGTCGTGCGGGCGTGCGTCGAGGAGGACCGGTTCGGCGCCGCCGCACACGTGCTGTCCAGCTACCTCAGCCAGGATGTCTGCGTCGCCGTCTCCGACTACACCAAGCACGTCATCGTCGAGGCCGCCGCCCAGATCGACGTGAGGCACGGCACCTCGTTCGCCTCGCAGTGCCGAGAGCGCATCGACATCTCGTACCCCGCGATCGACACCGCCGCGTATCTGCATCTCGACCCGGACCGCACCGCTCAGGTACTGGCGTCGCGTGGCCTCGAGCAGGACGGCTACGTGCTGTACCTGTCCCGGCTCGGCGCAGCCAAGGGGGTCGACGACCTGATCGACGGATTCGCGGCCTCCATGGCTGGTCATTCGCTGACGCTGGTGATCGCCGGGCGCGGCCCCGACGCCGCCGATCTCCATCGCCACGCCGCGTCGTCGACCGCGGCAGAACGCATCGTCTTCCTGGACGACGTGGGCGACGAGGAGAAGCCTCACCTCATGGCGGGATGTGCCGTCTACGCACTGCCGTCGAAGCCGCGCCCGGAGTTCACCGAGACGTTCGGCATCGCGCTGGTCGAGCAGATGCTCTCCGGTGGAGGCCCCGTGATCACCACCGAGACGGGCGGCATCCCGGAGGCGGTGGGGAACACCGCGTTCACCGTGCCGGTGGACGACCCGAGCGCGATCGCAGGCGCGATCGATACCGCAGTGCTGGGCATGGACGGCGCGGCACGGGTGACCCATCGTGACCGTGCGCGTGCCTACGCGCTGCAGTTCGACAGGGCCGTCGTGTTCGACCGGCTGTTCGCGAAGGTGGCAGCGACGGTCAGGTGA
- a CDS encoding GNAT family N-acetyltransferase, whose translation MRPPEIVSGALTLRTLGRHEEYAWRQLRQANRAWLEPWEATAPPGRTEPPVTFRSLVRRERRQWRDESAYPFVILHYDQIVGRVSVAGVRWGAERGASIGYWIAESHAGKGIMPRAVAMATEFSFYRGLHRVEIAVRPENVASLRVVEKLNFREEGLRRSYLHIDRAWRDHRVYALTQEEPRIGRYWSEGP comes from the coding sequence GTGCGCCCTCCGGAGATCGTCTCGGGCGCGCTGACGCTGCGCACGCTCGGGCGCCACGAAGAGTACGCATGGCGTCAGCTGCGTCAGGCGAACCGCGCGTGGCTCGAGCCGTGGGAGGCCACCGCGCCACCGGGTCGAACGGAGCCGCCGGTGACCTTCCGCAGCCTGGTGCGTCGCGAACGACGGCAGTGGCGTGACGAGTCCGCGTACCCCTTCGTGATCCTCCACTACGACCAGATCGTGGGACGTGTCTCCGTCGCCGGCGTCCGCTGGGGCGCCGAGAGGGGCGCGTCGATCGGGTATTGGATCGCGGAGTCGCACGCGGGCAAGGGCATCATGCCGCGAGCGGTCGCGATGGCCACGGAGTTCTCGTTCTACCGCGGCCTGCACCGGGTCGAGATCGCGGTGCGTCCCGAGAACGTGGCGAGCCTTCGCGTGGTCGAGAAGCTGAACTTCCGTGAGGAGGGTCTGCGCCGCTCCTATCTCCACATCGATCGCGCCTGGCGGGACCACCGCGTGTACGCATTGACTCAAGAAGAGCCCCGCATCGGCCGATATTGGTCGGAGGGTCCCTGA
- a CDS encoding transglutaminase-like domain-containing protein, with protein sequence MRRDVTSSLSLSASGPARLVLSIAVADKERAEESLVVTQGGRELAITELSDEHGTRLHTCDVSGGGVEVNYRATVHGRSEPAQVTEMDLIEYLRPSRYCESDTLTPTAVAEAGGRSGLDLVSFVGSWVGTQLAYISGSSRPTDGAAETYMTRRGVCRDFAHLVVAMLRAMDVPARLVSVYAPGLSPMDFHAVAEALVDGEWWAVDATTLAPRQTMVRIATGRDAADTAFLTTIGEPLDLESMEVTATADALPTDDVRELVRLG encoded by the coding sequence ATGCGACGCGACGTGACCTCCTCCCTCAGCCTCTCCGCCTCCGGACCCGCACGCCTGGTGCTGTCCATCGCGGTGGCGGACAAGGAACGAGCCGAGGAGTCGCTAGTGGTGACCCAGGGGGGCCGGGAGCTCGCGATCACCGAGCTGTCGGACGAGCACGGCACGCGCCTGCACACGTGCGATGTCTCCGGGGGCGGCGTCGAGGTGAACTATCGCGCCACCGTTCACGGTCGGTCCGAGCCCGCTCAGGTCACCGAGATGGACCTCATCGAATACCTGCGGCCCAGCCGGTACTGCGAGTCGGACACCCTCACGCCCACGGCCGTGGCCGAGGCGGGTGGGCGCTCAGGGCTGGATCTCGTGTCCTTCGTGGGCAGCTGGGTGGGCACGCAGCTCGCGTACATCTCCGGCTCCTCCCGCCCCACCGATGGTGCGGCCGAGACGTACATGACCCGCCGTGGCGTGTGTCGCGACTTCGCCCACCTCGTGGTCGCGATGCTGCGCGCCATGGACGTGCCTGCCCGGCTGGTGTCGGTGTACGCGCCCGGACTGTCGCCGATGGACTTCCACGCGGTCGCCGAGGCCCTCGTCGACGGCGAGTGGTGGGCCGTGGATGCCACGACCCTCGCGCCGCGCCAGACCATGGTGCGCATCGCGACCGGCCGCGACGCCGCTGACACGGCCTTCCTCACGACGATCGGGGAGCCGCTCGACCTCGAGTCGATGGAGGTCACGGCCACGGCCGATGCGCTGCCCACCGACGACGTGCGCGAGCTCGTCCGTCTGGGCTGA
- a CDS encoding GntR family transcriptional regulator produces the protein MLVTLSADSGTPPYEQIRGQVIAAVQAGTLAPGAKLPPVRRLAQELGLAVNTVARAYRELEADGVVETRGRNGTVVSPHGDATARAAQQAALAYVATVRRLGLPDDESRALVDDALRA, from the coding sequence ATGCTCGTCACCCTCAGCGCCGACTCGGGGACGCCGCCGTATGAGCAGATCCGTGGACAAGTGATCGCAGCCGTTCAGGCGGGAACGCTCGCGCCGGGAGCCAAGTTGCCGCCCGTCCGCCGCCTGGCGCAGGAGCTCGGCCTCGCGGTCAACACCGTCGCACGCGCCTACCGTGAACTCGAGGCGGACGGGGTCGTCGAGACGCGCGGCCGCAACGGCACCGTCGTGTCCCCCCACGGTGACGCCACGGCACGTGCCGCGCAGCAGGCGGCACTGGCGTACGTCGCGACCGTGCGCCGCCTGGGGCTCCCTGACGACGAGTCGCGTGCCCTCGTCGACGATGCGCTCCGCGCCTGA
- a CDS encoding HNH endonuclease signature motif containing protein, translating to MTSTGQLPVQSADAPAGLEDALAQARTALSTVRALVAGEAASGLSERVLLDVQAAATDVKRDSDLLLAAACAEIARRSSIDLGATGLARKQGFSEPTKQIAAITGGSRREADRLIRAGRVMAEAEERARRAEQAVAAGEEATEPDEPTYPVVAGALSAGRISVDHAAQVTRMLDSVSDAATRDQVALAERRLVERAPGLSAEQFAPIVMRWRDGLVEKDATERQRRLAKERFVVIKDQPDGAVRISGILDPVTAVPIRAALEGVVKDALRRRRDGDPLADDDRRPGQIRADALATFARHMLGCDQAPIAHATTKVIVRMTLDQLLGLDPEGAATVDGAGSAIPVGELRRASVDAGYLPLVLGGDDEKLNVGREKRLFSPAQCVALLERDGGCAMCGAPPSHCEAHHIEWWDRDRGVTDLSNGVMLCVACHHTIHRDRWGAWDIRASNEEVWFTPPASVDPARTPRLGGKARFGITERDRRQLDAAGATESPPREHGPPSIEPRAGDSPLEEPPSVVRPDPELEILLLS from the coding sequence ATGACCTCGACCGGGCAGCTTCCCGTCCAGTCGGCCGATGCGCCGGCGGGGCTCGAGGACGCCCTCGCGCAGGCGCGCACAGCGTTGAGCACGGTACGTGCGCTGGTGGCAGGCGAGGCGGCCTCTGGTCTCTCGGAGCGGGTGCTGCTCGACGTGCAGGCGGCGGCGACCGACGTCAAGCGCGACTCGGATCTGCTGTTGGCGGCGGCGTGCGCGGAGATCGCACGGCGGTCCTCGATCGATCTGGGTGCGACGGGTCTTGCTCGCAAGCAGGGGTTCTCGGAGCCGACCAAGCAGATTGCTGCGATCACCGGGGGGTCAAGGCGCGAGGCGGACCGGTTGATCCGTGCCGGGCGGGTGATGGCTGAGGCCGAGGAGCGGGCCCGACGTGCAGAGCAGGCAGTCGCCGCGGGGGAGGAGGCGACTGAACCTGACGAACCGACGTATCCGGTGGTGGCGGGGGCGCTCAGCGCGGGGCGGATCAGTGTGGATCATGCGGCGCAGGTCACCCGGATGCTCGACTCCGTGTCCGACGCCGCGACTCGTGACCAGGTGGCGCTTGCCGAGCGGAGATTGGTGGAGAGGGCGCCGGGGCTGAGCGCCGAGCAGTTCGCGCCGATCGTGATGCGCTGGCGTGACGGCCTTGTCGAGAAGGACGCCACGGAGAGGCAGCGGCGGCTCGCGAAGGAACGCTTCGTAGTGATCAAGGACCAGCCTGACGGTGCGGTGCGGATCTCCGGCATTCTCGACCCCGTCACCGCTGTGCCGATCCGTGCCGCACTGGAAGGGGTGGTCAAGGACGCTCTGCGGCGGCGCCGTGATGGCGACCCGTTGGCGGACGACGACCGGAGGCCCGGCCAGATCCGTGCCGACGCCCTGGCGACGTTTGCACGTCACATGCTCGGCTGCGACCAGGCGCCGATCGCGCATGCGACGACCAAGGTCATCGTCCGCATGACGCTCGATCAGCTGCTGGGGCTGGACCCTGAGGGTGCAGCGACGGTTGACGGCGCGGGGAGTGCGATCCCGGTCGGTGAGCTCCGGCGCGCCTCCGTCGATGCTGGCTACCTGCCGCTGGTCCTCGGTGGAGACGACGAGAAGCTCAACGTGGGTCGCGAGAAGCGCCTCTTCAGCCCCGCGCAATGCGTCGCACTTCTGGAGCGCGACGGAGGGTGTGCGATGTGTGGGGCACCGCCCAGCCATTGCGAGGCGCATCACATTGAGTGGTGGGACCGAGACCGCGGCGTCACGGACCTGTCGAACGGCGTGATGCTCTGCGTCGCCTGTCACCACACCATCCACCGCGACAGGTGGGGCGCGTGGGACATTCGTGCGAGCAACGAGGAGGTGTGGTTCACACCACCTGCCTCCGTCGACCCGGCACGGACGCCACGACTCGGAGGGAAGGCACGGTTCGGCATCACGGAACGAGACCGGCGGCAGCTCGACGCTGCCGGCGCCACCGAGTCGCCACCCCGGGAACACGGTCCTCCGAGCATCGAACCGCGGGCCGGGGACTCGCCCCTGGAGGAACCGCCATCGGTCGTCCGGCCGGATCCCGAGCTAGAGATCCTGCTGTTGTCGTGA